From a region of the Paenibacillus sp. R14(2021) genome:
- a CDS encoding trans-aconitate 2-methyltransferase, which yields MNSIHVWQTELYDKKMDYVSEFGKDVVEVLSPKKGERIFDLGCGTGDLAYQISIAGATVTGMDLSSQMIDTAKKKYPEINFYVGDAESFKLDQQVDAVFSNAALHWMKEPKLVIKCVWDALKTGGRFVAEFGGQGNVEKVIKATSQVLDRDCGIDASSLNPWYFPSLAQYSTLLEQQGFRVTYAVHFSRPTKMTDGENGLNIWLMGSADDFFKGLSIHEKKKAINKIAAEASKELFKDGAWYIDYKRLRVMAIKI from the coding sequence ATGAATTCAATTCATGTCTGGCAAACGGAACTCTACGATAAGAAAATGGATTATGTTTCTGAATTTGGTAAAGATGTGGTCGAAGTCTTAAGCCCAAAGAAGGGGGAGAGAATCTTTGATCTGGGTTGCGGCACAGGCGATTTGGCCTATCAGATATCGATAGCTGGTGCAACAGTTACAGGCATGGATTTATCCTCTCAGATGATTGACACCGCAAAGAAGAAATACCCTGAAATCAACTTTTATGTGGGCGACGCTGAGAGCTTCAAACTTGATCAACAAGTGGATGCGGTATTCTCAAACGCAGCCTTACACTGGATGAAGGAACCTAAACTGGTTATTAAATGCGTATGGGATGCATTAAAAACAGGCGGGAGGTTTGTCGCTGAATTTGGTGGTCAAGGCAATGTTGAGAAAGTAATTAAAGCAACGAGCCAAGTGCTTGATAGAGATTGTGGAATCGACGCATCAAGCTTGAACCCCTGGTACTTCCCAAGCCTTGCCCAGTACAGCACACTGCTAGAGCAACAAGGCTTTCGGGTTACTTATGCCGTTCATTTCAGTAGACCGACAAAGATGACAGATGGCGAAAATGGATTGAATATATGGCTAATGGGGTCGGCTGACGACTTCTTTAAAGGATTATCAATTCACGAAAAGAAGAAAGCAATTAATAAGATCGCAGCGGAAGCTAGTAAAGAGTTATTCAAAGATGGGGCTTGGTATATAGATTACAAGCGGCTTAGGGTTATGGCAATTAAAATTTAA
- a CDS encoding class I SAM-dependent methyltransferase produces MDKNSVYKINSYYWDTKGNDFLRAIVLPFYGAFVSEEKCQLFGDVSGKKMLEIGCGNGQSLQYQGERKASELWAVDISEKQIEKATQHLKACGLSANLICSPMEEECGIPVDYFDFVYSIYAIGWTTDLEGTFCRIASYLKKDGVFIFSWSHPIHKCVVTEDNRLAFKKNYFDESWYSVSLDEGELTLSDRKLSTYVNALAKAGFVIEQMIEQSDDEIMQSRDDNSDFAKKAKMLPVTFVVKARKL; encoded by the coding sequence ATGGACAAGAACTCTGTATATAAAATAAACAGCTACTATTGGGATACAAAAGGAAATGACTTCTTAAGGGCAATCGTGCTCCCTTTTTATGGAGCATTTGTCTCAGAAGAGAAATGCCAGCTATTTGGCGATGTCTCAGGGAAAAAGATGCTGGAGATAGGCTGTGGAAACGGTCAATCCTTGCAATATCAGGGGGAACGCAAAGCATCTGAACTATGGGCTGTGGATATATCAGAAAAACAAATCGAAAAGGCCACGCAACATTTGAAGGCATGCGGTCTTTCAGCAAATTTGATCTGTTCTCCCATGGAAGAAGAATGTGGCATACCCGTGGATTATTTTGACTTTGTTTATTCGATTTATGCCATAGGCTGGACCACCGACCTTGAGGGTACTTTTTGCCGGATCGCTTCTTACCTTAAAAAAGACGGTGTATTTATTTTCAGTTGGTCTCACCCTATACACAAATGTGTTGTTACAGAAGATAATAGGCTTGCTTTTAAAAAAAATTATTTCGATGAATCTTGGTATTCGGTATCTCTTGATGAAGGTGAGCTAACATTATCGGACCGTAAACTATCAACCTATGTGAATGCGTTGGCAAAAGCGGGATTTGTAATTGAGCAAATGATTGAGCAATCTGATGATGAAATTATGCAATCGCGGGACGATAACAGCGATTTTGCAAAAAAAGCAAAGATGCTTCCTGTAACTTTTGTAGTGAAAGCAAGAAAACTATAG
- a CDS encoding YusW family protein — translation MKKKIAYMLIGALCSIILSYGFVAYADHDSSATTEDKPTKASDTYVIPPKAVATPKPATAQPPSSEGPIKLDQLKDLKIKMSGNGLKIEIELEREQAKVESKVEINRGQDQENHLTGSEAAQFIQQLLDAVKLQENMNKQQVLNALFKHFAVEPAKMEIKIEIKLTNRHEVLKYEQEKDDDDVNANVQNVQKDQDDQKEQLANKEQLTQKEQKKALIAKKKALQEAWQKAHKEQHAKQKQEKKFARGDRDDDHHDGKQEDEDDNDVHDGGHGQHENHGHENHGNEDED, via the coding sequence TTGAAGAAGAAAATTGCCTATATGCTAATCGGTGCACTATGCTCTATCATACTTTCTTATGGATTCGTCGCTTACGCGGATCATGATTCGTCCGCAACAACAGAGGACAAACCGACTAAAGCAAGCGATACATACGTTATCCCTCCAAAGGCTGTAGCGACGCCTAAGCCTGCGACTGCTCAACCGCCTTCAAGTGAAGGACCGATCAAGCTCGATCAGCTGAAAGACTTAAAAATTAAAATGTCAGGCAATGGCCTAAAGATTGAAATTGAGCTCGAACGGGAACAAGCGAAGGTCGAGTCCAAGGTGGAAATTAACCGCGGCCAGGATCAGGAAAACCACTTAACCGGGAGCGAAGCGGCACAATTTATCCAGCAGCTTCTGGATGCTGTCAAATTGCAAGAAAACATGAATAAGCAGCAAGTATTGAATGCCCTGTTCAAGCATTTTGCTGTCGAACCGGCCAAGATGGAAATCAAAATCGAAATCAAATTGACGAATCGACATGAAGTGTTGAAATATGAACAAGAAAAAGATGATGACGACGTCAATGCTAACGTTCAAAACGTGCAAAAAGATCAAGATGACCAGAAGGAACAACTCGCAAATAAAGAGCAGCTAACGCAAAAAGAGCAGAAAAAAGCGCTAATCGCTAAGAAAAAAGCGCTGCAAGAAGCTTGGCAAAAAGCTCATAAAGAACAGCACGCAAAGCAGAAGCAGGAAAAGAAATTCGCTCGCGGTGACCGGGACGATGACCACCATGACGGCAAGCAAGAGGACGAAGATGATAACGATGTACATGACGGCGGTCACGGTCAACATGAAAATCACGGCCATGAAAACCATGGTAACGAAGACGAGGACTAA